The proteins below come from a single Chelmon rostratus isolate fCheRos1 chromosome 12, fCheRos1.pri, whole genome shotgun sequence genomic window:
- the LOC121615319 gene encoding regulator of G-protein signaling 21-like, producing MNELSKTSQDLDTQRIHKAWKSRIHNFIHSPLPWTKINRHETNETSPLGQSLETLLSQKCGQTAFRDFLKSEFCEENLDFWLACQEFKTFDSPEELKRRAASIYEEFISVDSTTQVNLDFYTKEIISQSLQQPSPSCFVVAQRKIYSLMENGSFPRFIQSEQYKVLFDAASMPRGLRKHRKALKIKSTGVLMQHNSKPISLQSERYLCTRADIMHGNAVKCCTDTGSGAAVDRHWEGTSSILKMSPQQHNLWEH from the exons ATGAATGAGCTCTCTAAGACATCTCAGGACCTGGACACACAGAGAAT ACATAAAGCGTGGAAGTCCAGAATACATAACTTCATCCACAGTCCATTACCATGGACGAAAAttaacag GCACGAAACAAATGAAACGAGCCCACTGGGACAATCTCTTGAGACGCTCCTTTCCcagaaat GTGGACAAACAGCATTCCGGGACTTTCTGAAGTCAGAGTTCTGTGAGGAAAATCTGGACTTCTGGCTCGCCTGTCAAGAATTTAAAACCTTTGACAGTCCAGAGGAGCTGAAACGGAGAGCAGCAAGTATTTATGAGGAGTTCATCAGCGTTGACTCTACCACGCAG GTAAACCTGGATTTCTACACAAAAGAGATCATCAGCCAGAGTCTCCAGCAACCAAGTCCGTCATGCTTTGTCGTGGCACAAAGGAAAATCTACAGCCTGATGGAGAACGGCTCCTTCCCACGCTTTATTCAGTCTGAGCAATACAAAGTCCTATTTGATGCAGCTTCTATGCCGAGAGGCCTTCGAAAGCACAGAAAAGCCTTGAAGATAAAGAGCACTGGAGTTCTAATGCAGCACAATTCAAAACCAATCAGTCTGCAGAGTGAGCGCTATCTTTGCACAAGGGCTGATATCATGCATGGTAATGCCGTAAAGTGTTGCACAGACACCGGCTCAGGAGCTGCTGTTGACAGACACTGGGAGGGCACTTCCTCTATCCTCAAAATGTCACCTCAACAACATAACCTGTGGGAGCACTGA